A portion of the Thiohalomonas denitrificans genome contains these proteins:
- the uppS gene encoding polyprenyl diphosphate synthase, translating to MANEHISSTPRTRLPRHVAVIMDGNGRWAKQRHLPRFAGHRSGLESVRSMVKLCLHYRIEALTLFAFSSENWRRPKEEVGLLMNLFMTALDKEVGKLHKNGIRLRIVGDTDAFSPELQRRIADAESLTRDNTALTLAVAVNYGGRWDITEAARSLAAAVASGEIRPEDITPDALGERLALSELPEPDLFIRTGGEQRISNFLLWQLAYTELYFTPLLWPEFREAGFEAALDSFASRQRRFGKTGDQVEQEDA from the coding sequence ATGGCGAACGAACACATCAGTTCGACCCCACGAACGCGCTTGCCGCGGCACGTCGCTGTCATCATGGACGGTAACGGCCGCTGGGCCAAGCAGCGCCACCTCCCACGTTTTGCCGGCCACCGCTCCGGGCTGGAATCGGTCCGGAGCATGGTGAAGCTGTGTCTGCATTACAGGATCGAGGCGCTGACACTGTTCGCCTTTAGCAGTGAAAACTGGCGGCGTCCCAAAGAGGAAGTCGGGCTGCTGATGAACCTGTTTATGACCGCCCTCGACAAAGAAGTCGGCAAGCTGCACAAAAACGGCATTCGACTGCGAATCGTGGGTGATACCGATGCCTTTTCACCCGAGCTTCAGCGGCGCATTGCCGATGCAGAGTCACTCACCCGGGACAACACTGCTTTGACCCTTGCGGTTGCAGTGAACTATGGGGGTCGTTGGGATATCACCGAGGCCGCCCGGTCCCTGGCTGCGGCCGTCGCTTCTGGCGAGATCCGGCCGGAAGATATCACCCCGGATGCCTTGGGAGAGCGCCTGGCCCTGAGTGAACTTCCCGAACCGGACCTGTTTATCCGCACCGGCGGTGAACAGCGCATCAGCAACTTCCTGCTTTGGCAACTGGCCTATACCGAGCTCTATTTCACCCCACTGCTGTGGCCGGAGTTCCGGGAGGCGGGTTTCGAGGCTGCTCTGGACTCGTTTGCGTCCCGCCAGCGTCGGTTTGGCAAGACCGGTGATCAGGTGGAGCAGGAGGATGCTTAA
- a CDS encoding phosphatidate cytidylyltransferase, with protein MLKQRILTALILAPLAVWAILALPSLLFALLLGVIMLLGAWEWTRLIGLKSSAGRIGYTAAVALLIVILYPLTATPGSVIAIGLLALVWWSLALVAVVRYPEGIEAMRQNRTVRAVVGVLVLVPAWGCLVILQRAPGPGFVLLLMVLIWGADTGAYFAGRRWGRHRLAARVSPGKTWEGVVGGAAVALTVGAIGWFWLRPEVVLPGFLLLCAFTIAASVLGDLSESMFKRMMKVKDSGGLLPGHGGILDRIDSLTAAAPVFVLGFYGLRSWM; from the coding sequence ATGCTTAAACAGAGAATTCTAACGGCCTTGATCCTGGCGCCGCTCGCGGTGTGGGCAATTCTGGCCCTTCCATCCCTTCTCTTTGCGCTCCTGCTCGGGGTGATCATGCTGCTGGGAGCCTGGGAGTGGACCCGCCTGATCGGATTGAAATCGAGTGCGGGGCGCATCGGGTACACGGCCGCAGTCGCGCTCCTCATCGTTATTCTTTACCCGCTGACCGCAACGCCTGGCAGTGTCATCGCAATTGGTCTATTGGCACTGGTGTGGTGGTCGTTGGCCCTGGTGGCGGTAGTGCGCTATCCCGAGGGTATCGAGGCAATGCGGCAGAACCGCACGGTGCGGGCAGTGGTGGGCGTCCTGGTGCTGGTACCGGCCTGGGGATGTCTGGTCATTCTGCAGCGTGCGCCCGGACCCGGCTTCGTGCTGCTGCTGATGGTTTTAATCTGGGGCGCCGACACCGGGGCCTACTTTGCAGGACGTCGTTGGGGACGCCATCGCCTGGCGGCCCGGGTTAGCCCCGGTAAAACCTGGGAAGGCGTCGTCGGTGGCGCCGCTGTTGCACTGACGGTGGGGGCGATTGGGTGGTTCTGGCTGCGTCCAGAGGTGGTCCTGCCCGGATTCCTGCTCCTTTGTGCTTTCACTATCGCTGCTTCGGTGCTGGGTGACCTCTCCGAAAGCATGTTCAAACGCATGATGAAAGTTAAAGACAGCGGCGGGCTGTTGCCGGGACACGGGGGTATTCTGGACCGCATCGACAGCCTGACGGCGGCGGCCCCGGTGTTTGTGCTGGGTTTTTACGGGTTGAGGAGCTGGATGTGA
- the ispC gene encoding 1-deoxy-D-xylulose-5-phosphate reductoisomerase has protein sequence MIGITVLGATGSIGVSTLDVLSRHPNRYRVVALTANSRVDRLVEQCVAFRPRYAAMVDETAAEQLATRLRTLAPEVEVLAGQKGLEFVAALDEVDFVMAAIVGAAGLRPSLAAARAGKRILLANKEALVMSGALFMEEVRRNGAELLPIDSEHNAIFQCMPHDFARGLDEVGINRILLTASGGPFRNLPLSELGQVTPEQAVAHPNWSMGRKISIDSATMMNKGLEVIEACWLFGTRTDRIQVVLHPQSIIHSMVSYIDGSVVAQLGNPDMRTPIAHALAWPERIDSGVDTLDIFQVAHLDFEPPDLQRFPCLRLAGEAMDAGGTCPAVLNAANEVAVAAFLEGRVPFTAIPRSIEYTLGELPRREAADLPTIFEEDAAARRVANEWIRISYPGVL, from the coding sequence GTGATCGGGATAACGGTTTTGGGAGCCACCGGGTCCATCGGTGTGAGTACCCTGGATGTGTTGTCCCGTCATCCGAATCGTTACCGGGTGGTTGCGCTGACTGCCAATTCCCGGGTGGACCGGTTGGTGGAACAGTGCGTTGCCTTTCGCCCGCGCTATGCAGCCATGGTTGACGAGACGGCAGCGGAGCAGCTTGCCACGCGCCTGCGTACGCTGGCACCCGAGGTGGAGGTGCTGGCCGGCCAGAAGGGACTGGAATTCGTGGCGGCTCTGGACGAGGTGGATTTCGTCATGGCGGCCATTGTCGGGGCGGCCGGGCTGCGCCCGAGCCTGGCCGCGGCCCGTGCCGGCAAGCGTATCCTCCTGGCCAACAAGGAGGCGCTGGTGATGTCCGGTGCCCTGTTCATGGAGGAGGTGCGCCGAAACGGCGCCGAGCTGCTGCCCATCGACAGCGAACACAACGCCATTTTCCAGTGCATGCCGCACGATTTTGCGAGGGGGCTGGACGAGGTCGGTATCAATCGCATCCTGTTGACTGCGTCCGGTGGTCCGTTCCGGAATCTGCCATTATCGGAGCTGGGACAGGTTACCCCCGAACAGGCGGTAGCCCACCCGAATTGGTCCATGGGTCGAAAGATCTCGATCGATTCGGCCACCATGATGAACAAGGGGCTGGAGGTTATCGAGGCCTGCTGGCTATTTGGTACCCGCACGGATCGTATTCAGGTGGTGCTGCACCCGCAGAGCATCATTCACTCGATGGTGTCGTATATCGATGGTTCCGTGGTTGCGCAACTGGGCAATCCCGACATGCGGACGCCGATCGCCCACGCGCTGGCCTGGCCCGAGCGGATCGATTCCGGCGTGGACACGCTGGATATTTTCCAGGTGGCACATCTCGACTTCGAGCCCCCCGATCTGCAGCGTTTTCCCTGCCTGCGCCTGGCAGGCGAAGCGATGGATGCAGGTGGAACGTGCCCGGCCGTCCTGAATGCCGCCAATGAAGTCGCTGTCGCGGCATTTCTGGAGGGTCGCGTCCCGTTTACGGCCATTCCGCGGTCCATCGAGTATACGCTGGGCGAGCTGCCCCGGCGGGAAGCCGCAGACCTGCCGACTATTTTTGAGGAAGACGCTGCCGCCCGGCGAGTGGCGAATGAGTGGATCCGCATCAGCTATCCCGGAGTTTTATGA
- the rseP gene encoding RIP metalloprotease RseP, giving the protein MIDFIGSVLALVVALGVLIAVHEFGHFWVARRMGVKVLRFSIGFGRPLWSRKGADGTEYVVAAIPLGGYVKMLDEREVEVPEEELDRAFNRKSVARRFAIVAAGPFFNFLFAVFAFWLMFVNGIPGIKPIVGEVVEETPAARADLRPGQQIVAVGGEETPTWDAVFDRLLPKLLLGEPVELTILTDGRTETRQLPLKRAGRDVKPEELVSTIGLRPQRPDLQPVIGEIQAGSPAENAGLQPDDEVVAIAGQPVHDWQSMVEVIRENPGEALTFSLLRNGERIEIEITPARVETEQGAVGRIGAQVKVDPSQVAALTSTWQQGPVEAVGASIGRTWEMSTLTLRMLGEMVIGRVSTESISGPITIARYAKDSAYAGFSRFLSFLAIVSISLGVLNLLPIPVLDGGHLMFYLVEAVKGSPVSETTEAVGQRIGIAIIIALMTLAFYNDLVRLTG; this is encoded by the coding sequence ATGATCGATTTCATCGGTTCGGTCCTTGCGCTGGTCGTTGCCCTTGGTGTTCTCATCGCTGTTCATGAATTTGGTCACTTCTGGGTGGCTCGGCGGATGGGGGTCAAGGTGCTTCGTTTCTCGATCGGCTTCGGTCGTCCGCTATGGAGCCGCAAGGGGGCGGACGGCACGGAATACGTGGTCGCTGCTATTCCCCTCGGTGGCTATGTCAAAATGCTGGATGAGCGCGAAGTCGAGGTACCTGAGGAGGAACTGGACCGCGCCTTCAATCGCAAGAGCGTGGCCAGGCGGTTTGCGATCGTGGCCGCGGGCCCGTTCTTCAACTTCCTGTTTGCCGTTTTTGCGTTTTGGTTGATGTTCGTCAATGGCATTCCCGGCATCAAGCCGATCGTGGGTGAAGTGGTGGAGGAGACGCCTGCCGCCAGGGCAGACCTGCGCCCGGGGCAGCAGATCGTTGCCGTCGGCGGCGAAGAGACTCCAACGTGGGATGCAGTGTTCGATCGGTTGCTTCCCAAACTGCTGCTCGGAGAGCCGGTCGAGCTGACGATCCTGACTGACGGCAGGACGGAAACCAGACAACTCCCCCTGAAGCGGGCCGGGCGCGATGTCAAGCCGGAGGAACTGGTCTCGACCATTGGTCTGCGTCCCCAAAGACCCGATCTGCAGCCGGTTATCGGTGAGATACAGGCAGGCTCCCCGGCGGAAAATGCGGGGTTGCAGCCGGACGACGAGGTGGTCGCCATCGCCGGTCAGCCGGTGCACGATTGGCAGAGCATGGTCGAGGTCATTCGGGAAAATCCGGGCGAGGCCCTCACCTTCAGCCTGCTTCGAAATGGTGAACGTATTGAGATCGAGATCACGCCAGCAAGGGTCGAAACGGAGCAGGGTGCCGTAGGCCGGATAGGCGCACAGGTGAAAGTCGACCCATCCCAGGTGGCTGCGCTGACCAGTACGTGGCAGCAGGGACCCGTCGAGGCGGTCGGTGCTTCCATTGGCCGGACCTGGGAGATGTCCACCCTGACCCTGCGCATGCTGGGGGAAATGGTGATTGGACGGGTTTCGACCGAGAGCATCAGCGGTCCCATAACCATTGCCCGTTATGCCAAGGATTCCGCTTATGCGGGTTTTAGTCGATTTCTATCTTTCCTCGCAATTGTTAGTATCAGCCTCGGCGTGTTGAATCTTTTACCGATCCCGGTCCTTGATGGGGGCCACCTGATGTTTTATCTGGTGGAAGCGGTCAAAGGCAGCCCTGTCTCCGAGACGACGGAGGCTGTCGGCCAGCGGATAGGGATTGCGATAATCATCGCGTTGATGACATTGGCTTTTTACAACGACCTGGTGCGCTTGACCGGGTGA
- the bamA gene encoding outer membrane protein assembly factor BamA has product MAFPKSIRRSAAALVLFASIQSAWSFEPFVVEEIQVEGLQRISVGTVFNYLPVEQGERLTEDRSSDAIRALFRTGFFENVVLEREGDTLIVFVEERPAIASIDLEGNDDIPSEQLLESLQQIGFAEGRVFNPSMLDRVEQELKRQYLNLGKYSARVESEVTPLERNRVAVNILVGEGEAAKIKRINIVGNSLFDEDELLDEFELGTKPFFSWFSDRDQYSKQRLGADLETLRSWYLNRGYINFSVDSTQVSITPDKQDVYITINISEGEQFRIGELALGGDTVLPEQQMQELIEVGEGEVFSRTRVNQSARGISERLGDEGYAFANVNPIPDIDEEQKTVDLTFFVDPGKRVYVRRINISGNVKTRDEVLRRELRQMESAPISTQSVERSRERMDRLGFFEQVEVETPVVPGSPDLVDVNYKVVERPNFGSLNLGIGYGESDGLLLSGSINQDNFLGTGDRVAIEVNTSDVNTVYSISHTNPYFTDDGISRTLRASYRETDAEEADISEYTTDSYGAGVSFGVPLSEFSFYRLGLDYRVTDMQLGTDASDEIIGFCEDNAEIDDCRFSTVTLSPSWNRDTRNKTVFPDRGGVSTLSGELAVAAGDNGIGFFKARAKHEQYIPLNDWLIFKGEAEIGYGDGLGDTTELPPFESFYAGGSRTVRGYRANSLGPRDSNDDPLGGNARVLGNAELIFPSPFGEQADSTRLSAFVDAGNVYDTADSDIDFGELRYSAGLSLVWLTPMGPMSFSLSQPMNEQADDETEVFQFTLGTLF; this is encoded by the coding sequence ATGGCGTTTCCGAAATCCATTCGCCGCTCTGCGGCGGCATTAGTGCTGTTCGCCTCGATACAATCGGCGTGGAGCTTTGAGCCTTTTGTAGTCGAAGAGATTCAGGTTGAAGGTCTGCAGCGGATTTCCGTTGGTACGGTTTTCAACTATCTCCCGGTGGAACAGGGGGAGCGGCTGACTGAAGATCGCTCCAGCGACGCTATCCGGGCACTGTTCCGAACCGGCTTTTTCGAAAACGTCGTTCTGGAGCGGGAAGGGGATACGCTGATCGTCTTTGTCGAAGAGCGCCCCGCCATCGCCAGTATTGACCTGGAAGGCAACGACGATATCCCTTCCGAACAGTTGCTGGAAAGTCTCCAACAGATCGGATTTGCCGAGGGACGCGTATTCAATCCCTCAATGCTGGACCGGGTTGAACAGGAACTGAAACGGCAATATCTGAACTTGGGGAAATACAGCGCCCGGGTCGAATCCGAAGTGACGCCACTGGAACGGAATCGGGTGGCGGTGAATATTTTGGTCGGTGAAGGCGAAGCCGCGAAAATCAAGCGAATCAATATCGTCGGGAACAGTCTCTTTGATGAAGATGAGCTGCTCGACGAATTCGAGCTTGGCACCAAGCCGTTTTTCTCCTGGTTCTCTGACCGGGATCAATATTCGAAACAGCGGCTTGGCGCCGATTTGGAGACGTTGCGCTCCTGGTATCTAAATCGGGGTTACATCAATTTTTCGGTCGATTCGACGCAGGTTTCGATTACTCCCGACAAGCAGGATGTCTATATCACCATCAATATCAGTGAAGGGGAACAGTTCCGGATTGGTGAGCTCGCCCTGGGTGGTGACACGGTCCTTCCCGAGCAGCAGATGCAGGAGCTAATCGAGGTCGGCGAGGGGGAAGTCTTTTCCCGCACGCGGGTCAATCAAAGTGCCCGGGGGATCAGTGAGCGGCTCGGAGATGAAGGGTATGCATTTGCCAATGTCAATCCCATTCCCGACATTGACGAGGAGCAGAAAACGGTCGATCTCACCTTTTTTGTGGATCCGGGCAAGCGCGTATACGTCCGCCGCATCAACATCAGCGGTAATGTGAAAACCCGGGATGAGGTTCTGAGGCGCGAACTCCGTCAGATGGAGAGCGCTCCGATTTCGACCCAAAGCGTGGAGCGCTCACGTGAGCGCATGGACCGGCTCGGCTTCTTTGAACAGGTCGAGGTTGAAACGCCTGTGGTGCCCGGCAGTCCGGATTTGGTCGACGTTAATTACAAGGTGGTGGAGCGGCCCAATTTCGGCAGTCTGAATCTGGGCATCGGTTATGGCGAATCAGACGGACTGCTGCTGTCCGGGAGCATCAATCAGGATAATTTCCTGGGGACCGGCGATCGCGTCGCCATAGAAGTCAATACCAGCGACGTCAATACCGTCTACAGCATCAGCCACACCAACCCGTACTTTACCGATGATGGTATCAGTCGGACACTCCGCGCCTCTTATCGGGAGACCGATGCAGAGGAAGCCGACATTTCCGAGTATACGACGGACTCTTACGGGGCAGGGGTCTCGTTCGGGGTTCCGTTGAGCGAATTCAGTTTTTACCGTCTGGGACTGGACTATCGCGTGACGGACATGCAGCTGGGAACAGATGCGTCCGATGAAATAATCGGCTTCTGCGAAGACAATGCTGAAATCGACGACTGCAGGTTTAGTACCGTGACGCTATCGCCGAGCTGGAATCGGGATACCCGCAACAAGACGGTGTTCCCGGATCGGGGAGGGGTGAGTACGCTGTCAGGTGAACTCGCGGTAGCGGCCGGGGACAACGGCATCGGATTTTTCAAAGCGCGAGCCAAACATGAGCAGTATATCCCGCTGAATGACTGGTTAATATTCAAAGGTGAGGCGGAAATCGGTTACGGTGACGGCCTCGGCGATACTACCGAATTGCCTCCGTTTGAGAGTTTTTATGCCGGTGGCAGTCGGACCGTGCGGGGTTACCGAGCCAACAGTCTCGGCCCGCGGGATTCCAACGACGATCCCCTCGGTGGTAATGCCCGCGTGCTCGGCAATGCGGAGCTGATTTTCCCTTCACCTTTCGGGGAACAGGCGGATTCGACCCGCTTGAGTGCTTTTGTCGATGCAGGTAATGTCTATGACACCGCCGACTCGGACATCGATTTCGGTGAACTGCGCTATTCAGCGGGGCTCTCGCTGGTTTGGCTGACACCGATGGGCCCGATGAGCTTCAGCCTGTCACAGCCTATGAAC